The Bernardetia litoralis DSM 6794 genome includes a window with the following:
- a CDS encoding PKD domain-containing protein: MYINLPKVNKNIFLLVTTIVCLLFFLLPISSIAQYLPDNFEDIKPLENKLMVKIKSNTVNKLEQASASFKAKKVERRFNLPSVDTKQLSTKKISATTVRLQDWYEIEISASSTVQEAIHYYQSQDFVEYAEPIYPNYILAPPYIPNDTSISLQWQLYVGQLYAAWGLHKGDTNTVIGIVDTGVNYNHTQLKNQIQVNYAEKYGQIGVDDDNNGFIDDSLGYSFGYMNPNVADYQGHGTGVAGMAAATTDDGLGIAGTSFNCRILPVGVISSSYQIINMYDGILYAAENGCKVINVSIGRPNLGFQWEQDVIDYVTLVKDVLVVAAAGNTPQELDFYPASYKHVLSVANSDGADNRYSTATFSNYIDVMAPGARVLTANANGSQTYAWGSSYSSPFVAGIAGLVRSAFPNLSADQAGELIRITADDKYSQSANAPFFEKLGTGRVNAFRALSEESSAKAIRMDNFSYFGRNGQAAFSGDTITLEADFINYLNPITQNGKIIISSSSPNIRVLDSVFDIGEMTTLQQKNNASSPFRFIVNQDAPLDLDVKFRLGFSDTDYSDYQYFSIPINAPYLAIPFNTINFTLTGNGRAAYYDIYNRLGGGVKSNNSQTLQEGGLIIGKSATNVSDNVLTNMSGIVKDDDLKMIDIPRITEKTPFFTKATSEFADTLGAIIPPVGVHVRHTVKGRTNTPHHQYIILEYEFTNISGAVMDSMNVGLYYDWNLGDYTRNFADWDNAREFGYVFGAGTSGYAGIKAISDNKTYFALDFQNVGGDNINVNDGFTSAEKYQSVSTGISRKRAGFNIGGGDVAHTVGTVLHNFGINETRKVTFVVMIAPTLAALRDAHDAAVLATDPLSSISPTPVVNNTLCENTSYTITPQGGTNFRLYDIANTQIPIQSGTSFTLTPADLGRVFYVTNTDSVLEGDYTTLRFSTRTAIADFISPAQLNLDEFNSIRLQDASQNAVSWLWNFGNGQTSTSQNPFITYSSQGSYTVSLTITDIAGCTSTISKVIQAVRKSPKPIISTVSKQSCDDVPIEIRPLANGTNFKFYNTQNQLLATGRSYVVAAKSLDSLYVSNIDSLLESDKVLVKIQWVQLEASFVASPRYDTLLYDNVLFHNTSSSDFFFQSTTWDFGDGSPTQTGVTKRHTYSTQGRYKVKMTVTNDFDCSKTIEKWFYVGKVSPRPSIASSIKVCKGESVTIRPDGGTLFNFYSKLDSLPIAQGREISFNSNSNIPSILYIKGADSLIESDPVSTRLEIVRVIPNFDFPRELYLDEQTTVRFTDNTSGATSWLWNFGDGTTSTERTPSHTYNAQGDYIVTLTVRTPAGCQGTASKSLVVFRHSPRPIVNDLFVCRYDSTTIVPQGGTLYNFYNSATNDQPIHTGRVYNLGFISQPKDIWVTNLDSTLESPAVKVHIDFSRPSSDFEMSAINDTLNIFKQDTLFLEDRSNGAVWWYWNFGNEEIATTQTAQTIYKQEGEYQVILITRDSLGCIDSLSRNLVVIDTPVITGGDSNTDYQILVYPNPASDYLNTYIELETSDEISIKIYNSLGQELMTTSKEQITKKRFVFDVRKFSKGLYYVQVIMSDKVISKKVILE; encoded by the coding sequence ATGTACATAAATTTACCAAAGGTCAATAAGAATATTTTTTTATTAGTTACAACTATTGTTTGTTTACTATTTTTTCTATTGCCTATTAGTAGTATTGCTCAATACCTTCCTGATAATTTTGAAGATATAAAACCTTTGGAAAATAAATTAATGGTAAAGATAAAATCAAATACTGTTAATAAATTAGAGCAAGCAAGTGCTTCTTTTAAGGCAAAAAAAGTAGAAAGACGATTTAATTTACCTTCAGTAGATACTAAACAACTTTCTACCAAAAAAATAAGTGCCACAACTGTTCGGCTTCAAGATTGGTATGAGATAGAAATTTCTGCTTCTAGTACAGTTCAAGAAGCAATTCATTATTATCAAAGTCAAGATTTTGTTGAATATGCAGAACCTATTTATCCTAATTATATTTTAGCTCCCCCTTATATTCCTAATGACACTTCTATATCATTACAATGGCAATTATATGTAGGTCAGTTATATGCAGCGTGGGGACTACATAAGGGAGATACAAATACAGTTATTGGAATTGTTGATACAGGAGTTAATTATAATCATACACAATTAAAAAACCAGATTCAAGTCAATTATGCTGAAAAGTATGGACAAATAGGTGTTGATGATGATAATAATGGGTTTATAGATGATAGTTTAGGTTATAGTTTTGGATATATGAATCCAAATGTAGCAGATTATCAAGGACATGGAACTGGGGTAGCTGGAATGGCTGCTGCGACTACTGATGACGGGTTAGGTATAGCTGGAACAAGTTTTAATTGTCGAATTTTACCAGTAGGAGTTATTTCTTCAAGTTATCAGATTATCAATATGTATGATGGAATTCTTTATGCAGCAGAAAATGGTTGTAAAGTAATTAATGTTTCTATTGGTCGTCCTAATTTAGGTTTTCAGTGGGAACAAGATGTAATCGACTATGTAACACTTGTAAAAGATGTTTTGGTAGTAGCTGCTGCAGGAAATACACCACAAGAATTGGATTTTTATCCAGCATCTTATAAACATGTATTATCTGTTGCCAACTCTGATGGAGCAGATAACCGATATTCAACTGCTACATTTAGTAACTATATAGACGTAATGGCTCCTGGAGCTAGAGTACTAACAGCAAATGCAAATGGCTCTCAAACGTATGCTTGGGGATCATCTTATTCCTCTCCTTTTGTAGCAGGCATTGCTGGGTTAGTGCGTTCGGCTTTCCCTAATTTGTCAGCAGACCAAGCAGGAGAGCTTATTCGGATAACAGCAGATGATAAATATAGTCAGTCTGCAAATGCACCTTTCTTTGAAAAACTAGGCACAGGAAGAGTAAATGCTTTTAGAGCATTGAGTGAGGAAAGTAGTGCCAAAGCAATCCGAATGGATAATTTTTCTTATTTTGGTAGAAATGGACAAGCTGCATTTTCAGGAGATACTATAACGTTAGAGGCTGATTTTATTAATTATCTAAATCCAATTACTCAAAATGGAAAAATTATTATTTCTTCATCATCACCAAATATAAGAGTTTTGGATAGTGTATTTGATATAGGTGAAATGACAACTCTGCAACAGAAAAATAATGCTAGTAGTCCATTTCGTTTTATAGTTAATCAAGATGCACCTTTAGATTTAGATGTGAAATTTCGCCTAGGATTTTCTGATACGGATTATTCAGATTATCAATATTTCAGTATTCCTATTAATGCACCTTATTTAGCTATTCCTTTTAATACCATAAATTTTACACTTACAGGAAATGGAAGAGCAGCATATTATGATATTTATAATCGATTAGGAGGTGGAGTAAAATCAAATAATTCACAAACTTTACAAGAAGGAGGATTAATTATAGGAAAATCGGCTACAAATGTTTCGGATAATGTTCTTACAAATATGAGTGGAATTGTCAAAGATGATGATTTAAAGATGATTGATATTCCTAGAATAACAGAAAAAACACCTTTTTTTACAAAAGCAACATCAGAATTTGCTGACACACTTGGAGCTATTATTCCTCCTGTGGGTGTACACGTAAGACATACCGTAAAAGGACGAACAAATACACCACATCATCAATATATCATTTTAGAATATGAATTTACGAATATAAGTGGAGCTGTAATGGATTCTATGAATGTAGGTTTGTATTATGATTGGAACTTGGGAGATTATACACGTAATTTTGCAGATTGGGATAATGCACGTGAATTTGGGTATGTATTTGGAGCTGGAACAAGTGGATATGCAGGCATAAAAGCAATTAGTGATAATAAAACCTATTTTGCGCTAGACTTTCAAAATGTAGGAGGAGATAATATTAATGTAAATGATGGTTTTACTTCTGCTGAAAAATACCAAAGTGTTTCGACAGGTATTTCTCGCAAACGTGCAGGTTTCAACATTGGAGGAGGAGATGTCGCTCATACTGTTGGAACAGTTTTGCATAATTTTGGAATAAATGAAACACGAAAAGTTACTTTTGTAGTAATGATTGCTCCTACATTGGCAGCACTTAGAGATGCTCATGATGCTGCTGTATTAGCAACTGACCCATTGTCTTCCATTTCGCCAACTCCAGTAGTTAATAATACACTTTGTGAGAATACATCTTATACAATTACTCCACAAGGAGGAACAAATTTTAGACTTTATGACATCGCAAATACGCAAATTCCTATTCAATCAGGTACTTCTTTTACATTAACTCCTGCTGATTTGGGAAGAGTTTTTTATGTTACAAATACAGACTCTGTTTTGGAAGGAGATTATACTACACTTCGTTTTAGCACACGTACTGCAATAGCTGATTTTATTTCTCCTGCTCAACTTAATTTAGACGAATTTAATAGTATTCGTTTGCAAGATGCTAGTCAGAATGCAGTTTCTTGGTTATGGAATTTTGGAAATGGACAAACCTCTACTTCACAAAATCCTTTCATTACTTACTCTAGTCAAGGTTCTTACACAGTTAGTCTTACAATTACAGACATAGCTGGTTGTACAAGTACAATATCGAAGGTAATTCAAGCAGTCCGAAAATCTCCTAAACCTATTATTTCAACTGTTTCTAAACAATCTTGTGATGATGTACCTATTGAAATACGTCCATTAGCTAATGGTACAAATTTCAAATTTTATAATACTCAAAACCAACTTTTAGCAACAGGACGAAGTTATGTGGTAGCTGCAAAATCTCTTGATAGTTTGTATGTTAGTAATATTGATTCTTTGTTGGAAAGTGATAAAGTATTAGTGAAAATTCAATGGGTACAATTAGAAGCTAGTTTTGTAGCAAGCCCTAGATATGATACATTGCTTTATGATAATGTGTTATTTCATAATACCTCTTCAAGTGATTTCTTTTTCCAAAGTACGACTTGGGACTTTGGTGATGGGTCTCCTACTCAAACAGGAGTTACTAAAAGACATACTTATTCAACACAAGGAAGATATAAAGTGAAAATGACTGTTACAAATGACTTTGATTGTTCTAAAACAATAGAAAAATGGTTTTATGTAGGAAAGGTATCTCCTCGTCCTTCTATCGCTTCTTCTATCAAAGTTTGTAAAGGAGAAAGTGTTACAATTCGACCTGATGGAGGGACATTATTTAATTTTTATTCTAAGTTAGATTCTTTACCTATTGCACAAGGGCGTGAAATATCATTTAATTCAAATTCTAATATTCCTTCTATTTTATATATTAAAGGTGCAGATTCTTTGATTGAAAGTGACCCTGTAAGTACACGCCTTGAAATAGTACGAGTTATACCTAATTTTGATTTTCCTAGAGAACTTTATTTAGATGAACAAACAACAGTTAGGTTTACAGATAATACTTCTGGTGCTACTTCTTGGCTATGGAATTTTGGTGATGGAACAACCTCAACAGAGCGAACTCCTTCACATACTTATAATGCACAAGGAGATTATATAGTTACTTTAACTGTCAGAACACCAGCAGGATGTCAAGGAACAGCTTCTAAAAGTTTGGTGGTATTTAGACATTCGCCAAGACCTATTGTAAATGATTTATTTGTATGTAGATATGATTCAACTACCATTGTTCCACAAGGAGGAACGTTGTACAATTTTTATAATTCAGCTACTAATGACCAACCTATTCATACAGGAAGGGTTTATAATTTAGGTTTTATTAGCCAGCCAAAAGATATTTGGGTTACAAATCTAGATTCAACTTTAGAAAGTCCTGCTGTAAAAGTTCATATAGATTTTAGCCGTCCTTCTTCTGACTTTGAAATGAGTGCAATTAATGACACTCTTAATATTTTCAAACAAGATACTTTATTTTTGGAAGATAGAAGTAATGGGGCTGTTTGGTGGTATTGGAATTTTGGAAATGAAGAAATTGCCACAACACAAACTGCACAAACTATTTATAAGCAAGAAGGAGAGTATCAAGTTATTTTAATTACAAGAGATTCTTTGGGTTGTATAGATTCTTTAAGTCGTAATTTAGTTGTGATTGATACGCCTGTTATTACTGGAGGAGATTCAAATACAGATTATCAAATATTAGTTTATCCTAACCCTGCCTCTGACTATCTCAATACTTATATAGAATTAGAAACAAGTGATGAGATAAGTATTAAAATTTATAACAGTTTAGGGCAAGAATTGATGACAACTTCAAAAGAACAAATTACAAAAAAACGTTTTGTTTTTGATGTCCGAAAATTCTCAAAAGGTCTTTATTATGTTCAAGTAATTATGTCAGATAAAGTAATCAGTAAAAAAGTAATATTAGAATAA